One window of the Capnocytophaga haemolytica genome contains the following:
- the nrdD gene encoding anaerobic ribonucleoside-triphosphate reductase: MSKFTSLTDEQLQTKCNFIENYLQSHNAATGSLFDPNANVAHKNIATMEAELNKDINIQVNRALVSRKIAELFGQELADEYLRQIREHEIYVHDETSLKPYCVSVSMYPLLLDGLTKLGGESKAPQHLASFCGSFVNYLFSVSSQFAGAVATVEFLMYFDYFARKDFGEDYLNTHRKVIENELQHVIYAINQPAAARGYQSVFWNISLYDRPYFDSMFGTFVFPDGSAPVYESLDRLQQFFMAWFNKERCKAILTFPVVTAAMLTKDKRVYDSHFASFCAKELSEGNAFFIYQSDNADSLASCCRLRNEISDNTFSYSLGAGGVATGSINVITINMNRLYQKGLSLEKTVDNIHKYQVAYRAIVQEYKDAGMLPVYDAGFISLDKQFLTIGINGMVEAAEYLGIKISDNPDYKAFINKNLKTIYDMNKAAKAKYGFMFNTEFVPAENLGVKNARWDREDGLVVPRDCYNSYFYIVEDESQNVIDKFFLHGNEYIQYLDGGSAYHCNLEEYPTKEGFLKLLNVAAQTGCNYFCFNIKVTVCNDCGHINKHTADHCVVCGSDNVDYATRVIGYLKRITNFSKDRQIEAKKRYYADTKVQHV, from the coding sequence ATGAGTAAATTTACATCCTTGACAGATGAGCAGCTTCAGACGAAGTGCAATTTCATTGAGAACTACTTGCAGTCGCATAATGCAGCGACAGGTTCGCTATTCGACCCCAATGCGAATGTAGCCCATAAGAACATCGCTACGATGGAGGCAGAACTCAATAAGGACATCAACATTCAGGTGAATCGCGCGCTGGTGAGCCGTAAGATTGCGGAGCTTTTTGGGCAGGAGCTCGCCGATGAGTATCTGCGCCAGATACGCGAGCACGAGATCTACGTACACGATGAGACGAGCCTCAAACCTTATTGCGTGAGCGTATCAATGTACCCTTTATTATTGGACGGGCTTACCAAACTCGGTGGTGAGAGCAAAGCCCCACAGCACTTGGCGAGCTTCTGCGGTTCGTTTGTGAACTACCTCTTCTCGGTGTCGTCGCAGTTTGCAGGGGCAGTGGCTACGGTGGAGTTCCTGATGTATTTTGATTACTTTGCGCGTAAGGACTTCGGCGAGGACTACCTCAATACGCACCGCAAGGTGATTGAAAACGAATTGCAACACGTCATCTACGCTATCAATCAGCCTGCAGCAGCACGCGGCTATCAATCTGTCTTTTGGAATATCTCGCTGTACGACAGACCTTATTTCGACTCAATGTTTGGTACTTTTGTATTCCCTGACGGGTCGGCACCTGTTTATGAGAGTTTGGATAGACTACAACAGTTTTTTATGGCGTGGTTCAACAAGGAGCGATGCAAAGCCATCTTGACCTTCCCTGTGGTAACGGCGGCGATGCTCACTAAGGACAAACGGGTGTATGACAGTCATTTTGCTTCCTTCTGCGCTAAGGAACTCAGCGAAGGGAATGCCTTCTTTATCTATCAGTCCGATAATGCCGACTCTCTTGCCAGCTGTTGCCGCTTGCGCAATGAGATTTCCGACAACACCTTTAGCTATTCGCTGGGAGCTGGCGGGGTAGCCACAGGCAGCATCAACGTGATTACCATCAATATGAATAGACTGTACCAGAAGGGCTTATCCTTAGAGAAGACGGTGGACAATATTCATAAATACCAAGTGGCGTATCGCGCTATTGTGCAAGAGTACAAGGATGCGGGGATGTTGCCTGTGTATGATGCGGGCTTTATCTCCTTGGATAAGCAGTTCCTGACTATCGGCATTAACGGGATGGTAGAGGCAGCGGAGTACTTAGGGATTAAGATTTCTGACAACCCTGACTATAAGGCGTTTATCAATAAGAATCTGAAGACTATCTACGATATGAATAAGGCGGCGAAAGCGAAGTATGGCTTTATGTTCAACACTGAGTTTGTGCCCGCGGAGAACCTCGGGGTGAAGAACGCCCGTTGGGATAGAGAAGATGGGCTGGTAGTGCCACGCGATTGCTATAACTCGTATTTCTACATCGTAGAGGATGAGAGTCAGAACGTGATTGATAAGTTTTTCTTGCACGGCAATGAGTACATACAATACTTAGACGGTGGCTCGGCATATCACTGCAATCTCGAAGAATACCCTACCAAAGAGGGCTTTTTGAAGTTGCTGAACGTAGCGGCACAGACAGGCTGCAATTATTTCTGCTTCAACATCAAGGTAACGGTGTGCAACGATTGTGGGCATATCAACAAGCACACTGCAGACCACTGTGTGGTGTGTGGTTCTGACAATGTGGACTATGCCACCCGTGTGATAGGCTATTTGAAGCGCATTACGAATTTCTCAAAAGACAGACAGATAGAGGCTAAAAAGCGTTATTATGCAGATACTAAGGTACAGCACGTATGA
- the dut gene encoding dUTP diphosphatase has translation MIVKIKNESGLALPAYQTEDAAGVDLRAHITAAVVLKPLERALIPTGLFLEIPKGYEAQVRPRSGLALKHGITVLNTPGTIDADYRGEIKVLLVNLSSEAFTIESGERIAQMVFAHYEKATFEEVETLSDTVRGTGGYGSTGVK, from the coding sequence ATGATCGTAAAGATAAAGAACGAATCGGGGCTGGCGTTGCCCGCCTATCAAACCGAAGACGCCGCTGGGGTAGACCTGCGGGCGCATATCACTGCCGCAGTGGTGCTCAAACCCCTTGAAAGGGCACTCATTCCCACGGGTTTATTCCTCGAAATCCCCAAAGGCTACGAGGCACAGGTGCGCCCCCGCAGTGGGCTGGCACTCAAACACGGCATTACAGTGCTCAACACCCCTGGCACTATCGATGCGGACTATCGTGGCGAGATAAAGGTGCTGCTGGTAAACCTCTCATCGGAGGCTTTCACCATCGAGAGTGGCGAGCGCATCGCTCAGATGGTATTTGCCCACTATGAGAAGGCTACTTTCGAGGAAGTGGAGACCCTGAGCGACACGGTGCGCGGCACAGGAGGCTACGGCAGCACAGGAGTGAAATAA
- a CDS encoding DUF4292 domain-containing protein, protein MKKILFICLTAATMIGCKSKQIVASTTTAKLDTQSREIVENHLKSFPKFTTLSGSVQVTYNDGKSEQSLPLSFRMQKDKAIWLSAPLGIAKTYITPEKAEYYNRLDNTYFSGDYAYISKLLGIDVRFEELQNLLLGNAVYRINPTDGDAKIEHLPTENNLYRLKVTGKSPIEATYGFLPDSYKIGSTLITNAAQGQKATAAYTYQKVGELLLPNTIKVVASDKSGSTEITLEFNSLELNKELKFPFNIPSGLKPLQ, encoded by the coding sequence ATGAAGAAAATACTTTTTATATGCCTTACAGCTGCTACAATGATAGGCTGTAAGTCCAAACAGATAGTAGCGAGCACCACTACGGCAAAGCTCGACACTCAATCGCGTGAGATTGTTGAGAACCACCTCAAGTCCTTCCCGAAGTTTACCACTTTAAGCGGGAGCGTGCAGGTTACTTACAACGACGGCAAGAGCGAGCAGAGCCTGCCACTCTCCTTCCGTATGCAAAAGGATAAGGCAATATGGCTCTCGGCACCCTTAGGCATTGCCAAGACGTATATTACCCCTGAAAAAGCCGAGTATTACAACCGCTTAGACAATACTTATTTCAGTGGTGATTACGCTTACATCAGCAAGCTCTTGGGCATTGACGTGCGCTTCGAGGAACTGCAGAACCTATTGCTCGGCAACGCGGTTTATCGTATCAATCCCACAGATGGAGACGCTAAAATAGAGCATCTGCCTACTGAAAACAATCTTTACCGCCTGAAAGTAACAGGAAAGAGCCCCATTGAGGCTACTTATGGCTTCCTGCCCGACAGTTATAAGATTGGTAGTACCCTCATTACCAACGCTGCACAGGGGCAGAAGGCTACGGCGGCTTACACTTACCAGAAAGTGGGCGAACTGTTGCTGCCGAACACCATCAAGGTCGTTGCTTCGGATAAGAGTGGCAGCACTGAAATCACCTTGGAGTTCAATAGCTTAGAACTCAACAAAGAACTCAAATTTCCTTTTAATATTCCCTCAGGCTTAAAGCCCTTACAATAA
- a CDS encoding murein hydrolase activator EnvC family protein: protein MKIKAQHIRLLCTLLLIPLMLSAQTKQKELEQRKRALLEQIKQMSALRSEQTKQHQSTLQQIEVANEKIQMRTRLIQLGQQQANLLAKEIADNEEQMRTLKKELEFHKEEYAKTIKQSYKSKSSQNKLLFLFSSENFAQAYKRLSYMKQYVNYRKEQVALINEKTEKIKLINDTLITQRDQKTRVLAEQRQEQQTLQGEKKELEALAVSIREKERSYAAQIREKQKQAAAIDREIQRLIRLAIIEANKREQARLAAKSGGKTSTKASSDAEVAFVLTPETKKVADSFEANKGNLIWPVAKGYKAQGFGVYYDPVYPELQHYNNGVTIATERGGEARCVFEGEVSAIQSIPGSNKVVQVRHGNYITIYYNLTDVYVKKGDKVKTKEPLGKIFTDSSGKTEMKFFLYKNTTRLNPEFWIHKM, encoded by the coding sequence ATGAAGATAAAAGCGCAACACATAAGGCTACTCTGCACACTACTGCTGATCCCACTGATGCTATCAGCACAGACCAAGCAGAAGGAATTGGAGCAACGCAAGCGGGCACTGCTTGAGCAAATCAAGCAGATGTCAGCCCTGCGCTCCGAACAGACCAAGCAGCACCAGAGCACCCTCCAACAGATAGAAGTAGCCAATGAGAAGATACAGATGCGCACCCGCCTAATCCAATTAGGACAGCAACAAGCTAATCTTTTGGCAAAAGAAATTGCAGATAACGAGGAGCAAATGCGCACCCTGAAGAAAGAATTGGAGTTCCACAAAGAAGAGTACGCCAAGACCATCAAGCAGTCGTACAAGAGCAAGTCCTCACAGAACAAACTGCTGTTTCTCTTCTCCTCTGAGAACTTCGCACAGGCCTATAAGCGGCTCTCGTATATGAAGCAGTACGTCAATTACCGCAAAGAGCAGGTAGCACTCATCAATGAGAAGACTGAGAAGATAAAGCTCATCAACGATACGCTCATCACCCAGCGCGACCAGAAGACGCGCGTGCTTGCTGAGCAGCGTCAGGAGCAGCAAACCTTACAAGGTGAGAAGAAAGAGCTCGAAGCCTTGGCGGTGAGTATTCGCGAGAAAGAGCGTAGCTACGCGGCGCAAATACGGGAAAAACAAAAGCAGGCTGCTGCCATCGATCGTGAGATACAGCGGTTGATACGCTTGGCAATCATCGAGGCGAACAAGCGTGAACAGGCGCGTTTGGCGGCTAAATCAGGCGGAAAGACCTCTACAAAAGCCTCCTCAGATGCCGAAGTAGCCTTTGTCCTTACCCCTGAAACAAAAAAGGTCGCCGATAGCTTTGAGGCAAACAAAGGCAACTTGATATGGCCAGTGGCAAAGGGCTATAAGGCGCAGGGCTTTGGCGTTTACTACGACCCTGTCTACCCCGAACTGCAACACTATAACAACGGCGTAACCATCGCTACGGAACGCGGTGGCGAGGCGCGTTGTGTGTTCGAAGGGGAGGTATCTGCCATACAGTCGATCCCTGGAAGCAATAAAGTGGTACAGGTGCGCCACGGGAATTATATCACCATCTACTATAACCTCACCGATGTCTACGTAAAGAAAGGCGATAAGGTGAAAACCAAAGAACCATTAGGAAAAATCTTCACTGATAGCAGTGGTAAAACCGAGATGAAATTCTTTCTCTACAAGAATACCACACGGCTCAATCCTGAATTTTGGATACATAAGATGTAG
- a CDS encoding ribonuclease HII, protein MKDKAHKTPLQLFYHAATEAGTDEAGRGCLAGPVTAAAVILPADFNNELLTDSKQLTEHQRALLRPVIECEAVAYAVVHVLPAEIDELNILRASITAMHRAIAALKVQPTFIAVDGNKFVKYKDIPHACVVKGDGKIQTIAAASVLAKTYRDAYMEALAADFPMYHWEQNKGYPTADHREAIKQYGSCEHHRKSFQLLPVEQLSLNL, encoded by the coding sequence ATGAAAGACAAAGCCCACAAAACACCTTTACAGCTCTTTTACCACGCTGCAACAGAAGCAGGTACTGATGAAGCAGGGCGTGGCTGCTTGGCAGGTCCTGTAACTGCCGCCGCAGTGATTCTCCCTGCCGATTTCAACAATGAACTGCTAACGGATTCTAAGCAGCTCACCGAGCATCAGCGTGCCCTCTTGCGCCCCGTGATAGAGTGTGAGGCCGTGGCTTATGCAGTGGTGCATGTATTGCCAGCGGAGATCGATGAACTCAATATTCTCCGTGCCTCTATCACGGCAATGCACCGTGCTATTGCTGCCCTGAAAGTGCAACCTACTTTCATTGCTGTTGATGGTAATAAATTCGTAAAATACAAGGATATTCCGCACGCTTGTGTGGTAAAAGGCGATGGTAAGATACAAACCATCGCAGCAGCTTCGGTGCTGGCTAAAACCTACCGCGATGCTTATATGGAAGCCCTTGCTGCCGACTTCCCTATGTATCATTGGGAGCAGAACAAAGGCTACCCCACTGCCGATCATCGCGAAGCTATTAAGCAATACGGCAGCTGTGAGCACCACCGTAAGAGTTTTCAGCTACTACCCGTGGAGCAGCTTTCGCTTAATTTATAA
- a CDS encoding F0F1 ATP synthase subunit epsilon — MKVEIVTPEILLYKGEASALTVPGANGAFQMLENHAAILSVLTAGEIKLLGDNIQFSENAAKYFTQGEKKGEYLLTIKGGTLEFNNNKATVLVD; from the coding sequence ATGAAAGTAGAAATCGTTACACCCGAAATCCTTCTCTATAAGGGCGAAGCCTCTGCGCTGACTGTCCCTGGGGCAAATGGTGCCTTCCAGATGCTCGAAAACCACGCGGCGATCCTTTCAGTGCTTACCGCTGGCGAGATAAAACTCTTAGGGGATAACATCCAATTCAGTGAGAATGCCGCTAAGTACTTCACCCAAGGGGAGAAGAAAGGCGAGTACCTTCTCACTATAAAAGGCGGCACCTTAGAGTTCAACAATAATAAAGCTACTGTGTTAGTGGATTAG
- the atpD gene encoding F0F1 ATP synthase subunit beta, with translation MSQKGKVAQVIGPVVDVVFASEKELPRIYDSLEITRADGSKLILEVQSHIGEDVVRAISMDSTEGLSRDTEVIATGSPIKMPVGHDIYGRLFNVIGDGVDGLGNLPKDGDNGLPIHREAPKFEELSTTTEVLFTGIKVIDLIEPYAKGGKIGLFGGAGVGKTVLIQELINNIAKGHGGLSVFAGVGERTREGNDLLREMLESGIIKYGDEFLHSMEAGGWDLTKVDRAALKESKATFVFGQMNEPPGARARVALSGLTIAEYFRDGAGEGQGKDVLFFVDNIFRFTQAGSEVSALLGRMPSAVGYQPTLATEMGAMQERITSTKHGSITSVQAVYVPADDLTDPAPATTFAHLDATTVLSRKIAELGIYPAVDPLDSTSRILTPEILGKEHYECAQRVKELLQHYKELQDIIAILGMEELSEDDKVAVARARRVQRFLSQPFHVAEQFTGLPGAFVSIADTIKGFNMILDGELDHLPEAAFNLKGTIEQAIEAGEKMLAEAQKSA, from the coding sequence ATGTCTCAAAAAGGAAAAGTAGCACAAGTAATAGGTCCGGTAGTCGACGTAGTCTTCGCATCGGAAAAAGAGCTCCCTCGCATCTATGATTCACTCGAAATCACCCGTGCCGACGGCTCAAAACTCATATTAGAAGTCCAGTCACATATCGGTGAAGACGTCGTGCGTGCCATCTCAATGGACTCCACCGAAGGGCTCAGCCGCGACACCGAAGTGATTGCAACAGGTAGCCCTATCAAGATGCCCGTCGGGCACGACATCTACGGGCGCCTCTTCAACGTCATTGGCGACGGCGTCGATGGGCTCGGCAACCTCCCTAAGGATGGCGATAACGGCTTGCCTATCCACCGCGAAGCCCCTAAGTTCGAAGAGCTTTCCACTACTACCGAAGTGCTCTTCACAGGTATAAAGGTCATCGACTTGATCGAGCCTTACGCCAAAGGAGGTAAGATTGGGCTCTTCGGAGGTGCTGGGGTAGGCAAAACAGTCCTCATCCAAGAGCTGATTAATAACATTGCCAAAGGGCACGGTGGGCTCTCAGTATTCGCTGGGGTAGGTGAGCGTACCCGCGAAGGAAACGACCTATTGCGCGAAATGCTCGAGTCAGGCATCATCAAATACGGCGACGAATTCCTCCATTCAATGGAAGCAGGTGGCTGGGATCTGACCAAAGTAGATAGGGCAGCCCTCAAAGAATCAAAGGCTACCTTCGTGTTTGGGCAGATGAACGAGCCCCCTGGAGCCCGTGCTCGTGTAGCACTCTCAGGGCTTACCATCGCCGAGTACTTCCGCGACGGAGCAGGTGAAGGGCAGGGGAAAGACGTGCTCTTCTTCGTTGACAACATCTTCCGATTCACCCAAGCAGGCTCAGAAGTATCAGCATTGCTCGGGCGTATGCCATCAGCGGTGGGTTATCAGCCTACGTTAGCAACTGAGATGGGCGCAATGCAAGAGCGTATCACCTCTACTAAGCACGGCTCTATCACCTCAGTGCAAGCCGTGTACGTGCCTGCTGACGACCTTACCGACCCTGCACCAGCAACCACTTTCGCCCACTTGGATGCCACTACGGTGCTCTCTCGTAAGATTGCCGAACTCGGTATTTACCCAGCCGTAGATCCGCTCGACTCTACTTCGCGTATCCTTACTCCTGAAATTCTCGGAAAAGAGCATTACGAGTGTGCCCAACGCGTAAAAGAGCTGTTGCAGCACTACAAAGAATTGCAAGATATCATTGCCATCCTCGGTATGGAAGAGCTCTCTGAGGACGATAAAGTAGCTGTAGCACGTGCCCGCCGCGTACAGCGCTTCCTCTCACAGCCTTTCCACGTAGCCGAGCAGTTTACAGGGCTACCAGGGGCATTTGTAAGCATCGCCGATACTATCAAAGGATTTAATATGATCCTCGACGGTGAGCTCGACCACCTCCCAGAGGCTGCCTTTAACCTTAAAGGAACCATCGAACAAGCCATTGAGGCAGGTGAGAAAATGCTTGCCGAAGCTCAGAAATCCGCTTAA
- a CDS encoding TonB-dependent receptor plug domain-containing protein, with product MLRKTIALTLCLCGVISFAQRNKEKDSIRQLDEVVVTATRVPKALKDVPITVQVVTAEDIRKSHSIDFKSFLETEFSGINFTYNGGMPNINMMGFDGKYVLFLINGERMAGEAFDNVDYDRLNLDNIERIEVIKGAASSLYGSNALGGVINIITKKVRKPFEGNVGYVYDTSEGHKTNLTVGTNQKWFDLSVASFYRKRDPYVITDKEPLVERYENGTIKSQYSLNSMNVAGFTVYNVEPTVRLKFSPKADISITPNYYFSERKGGVEVSEKLRDRYYNYGVQGSSNIDLGERSHLELSGSYDRYDKFNYYVIPKEQKKKYQNVLWRGGAQFNSVLFGNNATVLGIETQSDELLDKRFTNSTELTRQQAQTYSAFLQQDIALTESLSLVAGARYDYHDLFKGFPTYRLTAMYRVEPFTFRGGYASGFRSPTLKELYSNWFHPWGGGFQIVGNENLKPEKSDNFTFSVDYSYGKFDFTAITQYSKVHDKIDNTEEKDANGKLVAIRKQNLNGNSTIVSSELSATYRPSKSFRLKASYGYHNMDRRRSEIRPHTVTFKAEYIPKREALYIPNVIVTGKYVSDTKLYSEDTDKKLYYAEYEGYNEVHLQLSSRLPYHFTLSAGVNNVFDYTPNVVGFYSSITPGRTYYVGLKWIY from the coding sequence ATGCTTAGAAAAACAATCGCTTTAACACTATGCCTCTGTGGGGTGATCTCATTTGCACAACGCAACAAAGAAAAAGACTCTATCAGGCAACTCGACGAGGTGGTAGTAACCGCCACCCGTGTGCCCAAAGCACTCAAGGACGTGCCCATCACCGTGCAAGTGGTTACCGCTGAGGATATCCGCAAATCGCATTCCATAGACTTCAAGTCATTTCTCGAAACAGAGTTTTCGGGTATTAACTTCACCTACAACGGCGGTATGCCCAACATCAATATGATGGGCTTTGACGGCAAGTACGTGCTCTTCCTCATCAACGGCGAGCGTATGGCAGGCGAAGCCTTTGACAACGTCGATTACGACCGCCTCAACCTCGACAATATCGAGCGCATTGAGGTGATCAAAGGGGCTGCTTCCTCCCTCTATGGCTCGAATGCCTTGGGCGGGGTGATCAACATCATTACTAAGAAAGTCCGCAAGCCCTTTGAGGGAAATGTAGGTTACGTCTACGACACTTCCGAAGGGCACAAAACAAACCTCACCGTGGGCACCAACCAAAAGTGGTTCGACCTCAGCGTTGCTTCCTTCTACAGAAAGCGCGACCCTTATGTAATAACTGATAAAGAGCCCTTAGTAGAGCGTTATGAAAATGGCACAATAAAAAGCCAATACTCCCTCAACAGTATGAACGTGGCGGGCTTCACCGTTTACAACGTTGAGCCTACGGTGCGACTCAAATTCAGCCCGAAAGCGGATATATCCATTACTCCCAACTACTATTTCAGCGAGCGCAAAGGCGGCGTTGAGGTTTCCGAAAAGCTCCGCGACCGCTATTACAACTACGGCGTACAAGGGAGCTCTAATATCGACTTGGGCGAGCGCAGCCACTTAGAACTCTCGGGCAGTTATGACCGTTACGACAAGTTCAACTACTACGTGATCCCCAAGGAACAAAAGAAAAAGTACCAAAACGTACTATGGCGCGGCGGGGCACAGTTCAACAGCGTGCTCTTCGGCAACAACGCTACCGTGCTGGGCATTGAAACCCAATCCGATGAACTTTTGGACAAGCGTTTCACCAATAGCACCGAACTCACACGGCAGCAAGCGCAGACCTATTCCGCCTTTTTGCAACAGGATATCGCCCTCACAGAGTCCCTATCCCTTGTGGCAGGCGCCCGCTATGACTATCACGACCTCTTCAAAGGCTTCCCTACCTATCGTCTCACCGCGATGTACCGCGTAGAGCCCTTTACCTTCCGCGGAGGCTATGCCTCAGGCTTCCGATCGCCTACCCTCAAGGAGCTTTACTCTAATTGGTTTCACCCTTGGGGCGGAGGCTTCCAAATAGTCGGTAATGAAAACCTCAAACCCGAGAAGAGCGACAACTTCACCTTCTCTGTCGATTACTCCTATGGCAAGTTCGACTTCACTGCCATCACCCAATACTCAAAGGTACACGACAAGATCGACAATACAGAAGAGAAGGATGCTAACGGCAAACTCGTAGCCATTAGGAAGCAAAACCTCAACGGCAATAGCACCATCGTTTCCTCAGAACTCTCGGCTACCTATCGCCCTTCAAAGAGTTTCCGACTAAAAGCCTCTTACGGTTATCACAATATGGATAGGCGTCGCAGCGAAATACGCCCCCATACGGTGACCTTCAAGGCTGAGTACATCCCCAAGCGCGAAGCCCTCTACATCCCTAATGTCATCGTTACGGGCAAATACGTCAGCGACACCAAGCTCTATTCAGAGGATACCGACAAAAAGCTCTATTACGCTGAATACGAAGGCTATAACGAAGTGCATTTACAGCTCTCCTCACGCCTGCCTTATCATTTTACCCTCTCCGCAGGGGTCAATAACGTTTTTGATTATACACCCAATGTTGTGGGCTTCTATTCCAGCATCACCCCAGGGCGCACCTACTACGTAGGGCTGAAGTGGATTTATTAA
- a CDS encoding HmuY family protein → MMKIRLLTIALVVGALMLSSCAKDTMTKSEKKHQVEITGTPYELVKAKNLVVGEQDWVYFSFEKATPVDPADPAKSTDWDVAFFAYYMKTNGGISGPGKGGVLSSTTVTTSFDEVKKAPAEGYVNDVKERMAYGMYPNLSYRDDSVSPILSGDFADNKDVAKGIVWLNPGNMASNGGKWPSVYAPTYFVYIIRTAAGKYVKFQVTDFYNDKAEAGAPSFQYKLSDDGTF, encoded by the coding sequence ATGATGAAGATAAGACTCTTAACCATAGCCTTGGTAGTAGGGGCACTGATGCTCAGCTCGTGTGCTAAGGACACAATGACAAAAAGTGAGAAAAAGCATCAGGTAGAGATCACTGGTACCCCTTATGAACTTGTAAAAGCAAAGAACCTCGTTGTGGGTGAGCAAGATTGGGTCTACTTTTCCTTTGAGAAAGCTACGCCTGTCGATCCCGCTGACCCAGCCAAGAGTACCGATTGGGATGTGGCTTTCTTTGCCTATTATATGAAGACTAATGGCGGTATTTCAGGACCAGGCAAAGGAGGAGTGTTATCATCTACTACCGTTACCACTTCATTCGATGAGGTGAAGAAAGCCCCCGCCGAAGGCTATGTCAATGATGTAAAAGAGAGAATGGCTTACGGGATGTATCCTAACTTGAGCTATCGGGACGACAGCGTTTCGCCTATACTATCAGGTGATTTCGCTGACAATAAAGACGTAGCAAAAGGTATCGTATGGCTTAACCCTGGCAATATGGCATCAAACGGGGGTAAGTGGCCAAGCGTTTATGCCCCCACTTATTTCGTCTACATCATCCGTACTGCCGCTGGCAAGTACGTTAAGTTCCAAGTTACTGACTTCTACAATGACAAAGCCGAAGCAGGCGCTCCTTCATTCCAGTACAAGCTCAGTGATGATGGTACATTCTAA
- a CDS encoding HmuY family protein, whose translation MKICLLLPALFAGAMMFTACSKDDDKPLPPNLGIVQPEAQDKGNGVKEVQYFNAENDWAYFSFESGKAVQVDNPRTSGENWDIALKREYLKTNGGKSGVGNAEVVNTNETDFAKVTKYPAEGYVKDVEETVKSKRPGAPDETFSHNKTFDAWYDYDVKTHILTSKKEVYVVKTAKGKYVKFQITDYYNATKKGAYYTFQYKELTEAAPVDPKTTVNLDFAGTTAKEITLDATKDWVYFSLKEGKVVSPTTPEKSTDWDIAFYLYGVKTNGGESGTGKGGVIETGSTDFDTVTQTTITNFVTDKDGSLVISYRPYKDVKAKLSPLMSGYAGQGIVNINPNNMQVYGPNNVYGPTKNVYVIRTADGTYAKVQVIEFYKKEGDKYLPFFPKLRYQLSNTKAN comes from the coding sequence ATGAAAATATGTTTATTATTACCCGCGCTTTTTGCAGGCGCAATGATGTTTACTGCTTGCAGTAAGGATGATGACAAACCGCTACCGCCTAACCTAGGAATAGTACAGCCAGAGGCTCAAGATAAAGGCAATGGTGTAAAAGAAGTGCAATACTTCAACGCTGAAAACGATTGGGCTTATTTCTCATTTGAAAGCGGCAAAGCCGTACAAGTGGATAACCCACGCACCAGCGGTGAGAATTGGGATATTGCACTCAAACGCGAATATCTGAAAACCAATGGTGGTAAGTCGGGGGTAGGCAATGCAGAGGTAGTCAATACCAATGAAACTGATTTTGCTAAGGTAACCAAATACCCCGCAGAAGGCTATGTAAAGGATGTGGAAGAGACTGTTAAATCAAAACGCCCAGGTGCACCAGATGAAACCTTCTCCCATAACAAAACTTTTGATGCGTGGTATGACTACGATGTGAAGACTCACATCCTCACTTCAAAGAAGGAAGTGTATGTAGTGAAGACTGCCAAAGGCAAGTATGTAAAGTTCCAAATCACTGATTATTACAACGCCACTAAGAAGGGAGCTTATTACACCTTCCAATACAAGGAGCTTACAGAAGCAGCCCCTGTAGACCCTAAAACTACTGTAAACCTTGATTTTGCAGGTACAACAGCTAAGGAAATAACCCTTGATGCTACAAAAGATTGGGTGTATTTCTCTTTGAAAGAAGGCAAAGTGGTAAGCCCTACAACCCCAGAGAAAAGCACTGATTGGGATATTGCTTTTTATCTTTATGGAGTAAAGACCAATGGGGGTGAGTCCGGCACTGGCAAAGGCGGTGTAATAGAAACAGGGTCTACGGACTTTGACACAGTTACTCAAACAACTATAACAAACTTTGTTACAGATAAAGATGGTAGTTTAGTGATAAGTTATAGACCTTATAAAGACGTTAAAGCAAAACTTTCACCTCTTATGAGTGGCTATGCAGGTCAGGGAATTGTAAATATTAATCCTAACAATATGCAGGTTTATGGACCTAACAATGTGTATGGACCCACTAAAAATGTATATGTGATCAGAACTGCTGATGGCACCTACGCAAAGGTGCAGGTAATAGAGTTTTACAAGAAAGAAGGAGATAAGTATTTACCTTTCTTCCCTAAACTAAGATATCAGTTGAGTAACACAAAAGCTAATTAA